The following proteins are encoded in a genomic region of Magallana gigas chromosome 1, xbMagGiga1.1, whole genome shotgun sequence:
- the LOC117688642 gene encoding fibrinogen-like protein 1 translates to MEKDGGGWTVFQRRQDGSENFYRTWIEYKNGFGNMRSEFWLGNEILHHLLNQGTYEMRMDMEDFDNQTRYVKYSSFNVGDESRKYKVTLSGFSGNVGDCFTNSTIGRVINSMMFSTWDQDNDIITSNCAVNQKSGWWHRSCSCANPNGLYLAGETTGNVSGITYHPWRDMYYSLKSTRLMVRRVA, encoded by the exons ATGGAGAAAGATGGCGGTGGCTGGACA GTGTTCCAGAGACGACAAGACGGTTCTGAGAATTTTTACAGAACATGGATAGAGTACAAGAACGGATTCGGGAATATGAGATCTGAGTTCTGGCTCG GTAACGAAATATTACACCATCTACTGAACCAGGGAACGTATGAGATGAGGATGGACATGGAGGACTTTGACAACCAGACACGTTACGTCAAGTACAGCAGTTTTAATGTAGGAGACGAATCAAGAAAGTACAAAGTCACGTTGTCAGGGTTTTCTGGAAACGTTG ggGACTGTTTCACAAATTCAACCATTGGCAGGGTTATAAACAGCATGATGTTTTCCACATGGGATCAAGACAATGATATTATTACGAGTAACTGTGCCGTCAATCAGAAATCTGGGTGGTGGCACCGGTCCTGTAGCTGTGCGAACCCTAACGGCCTGTATCTGGCAGGGGAAACCACTGGGAACGTTAGCGGGATAACTTATCATCCATGGCGGGATATGTACTATTCGCTCAAGTCAACTCGCTTAATGGTAAGACGAGTTGCCTAG
- the LOC136272705 gene encoding ficolin-2-like: MDTDGGGWTVFQKRQDGSEDFYRTWMEYKNGFGNLRSEFWLGNEKLHHLLGQGTYEMRMDMEDFDNQTRYVKYTSFNVGDESSKYTVTISGFSGNVGDCFTNALTIHKVMNNMKFSTRDQDNDRDTGECAAIMKSGWWHRSCNCANPNGLYLAGETTLFNQGVTYHPWRDKFYSLKSTRLMVRRVA; this comes from the exons ATGGATACAGATGGCGGCGGCTGGACA gtCTTTCAGAAACGACAGGATGGTTCTGAGGATTTTTATAGAACATGGATGGAGTACAAGAACGGATTTGGAAATTTGAGATCTGAGTTTTGGCTCG GCAACGAAAAACTACACCACCTGCTGGGTCAGGGGACGTATGAGATGAGGATGGACATGGAGGACTTTGACAACCAGACACGTTACGTCAAGTACACCAGTTTTAACGTAGGAGACGAGTCTAGCAAGTACACAGTCACGATATCGGGGTTTTCTGGGAACGTTG gGGACTGTTTTACAAATGCATTAACCATTCACAAGGTTATGAACAACATGAAATTCTCCACACGGGATCAAGACAATGATCGTGATACAGGTGAGTGTGCCGCTATAATGAAATCTGGGTGGTGGCACCGCTCCTGTAACTGTGCGAACCCTAACGGTCTGTACTTGGCAGGGGAAACCACTCTCTTCAATCAAGGAGTAACTTATCATCCATGGCGGGATAAGTTCTATTCGCTTAAGTCAACTCGCTTAATGGTAAGACGAGTTGCCTAG